Proteins co-encoded in one Marmota flaviventris isolate mMarFla1 chromosome 9, mMarFla1.hap1, whole genome shotgun sequence genomic window:
- the Drd2 gene encoding D(2) dopamine receptor isoform X1 — protein MDPLNLSWYDDDLERQNWSRPFNGSEGKADRPHYNYYAMLLTLLIFVIVFGNVLVCMAVSREKALQTTTNYLIVSLAVADLLVATLVMPWVVYLEVVGEWKFSRIHCDIFVTLDVMMCTASILNLCAISIDRYTAVAMPMLYNTRYSSKRRVTVMIAIVWVLSFTISCPLLFGLNNTDQNECIIANPAFVVYSSIVSFYVPFIVTLLVYIKIYIVLRKRRKRVNTKRSSRAFRANLKAPLKEAARRAQELEMEMLSSTSPPERTRYSPIPPSHHQLTLPDPSHHGLHSTPDSPAKPEKNGHAKDHPKIAKIFEIQSMPNGKTRTSLKTMSRRKLSQQKEKKATQMLAIVLGVFIICWLPFFITHILNIHCDCNIPPVLYSAFTWLGYVNSAVNPIIYTTFNIEFRKAFMKILHC, from the exons ATGGATCCACTGAATCTGTCCTGGTACGATGATGACCTGGAGAGGCAGAACTGGAGCCGGCCCTTCAACGGGTCTGAAGGAAAGGCGGACAGGCCCCACTACAACTACTATGCCATGCTGCTCACCCTGCTCATCTTCGTCATCGTCTTTGGGAATGTGCTGGTGTGCATGGccgtgtcccgggagaaggcacTGCAGACTACCACGAACTACCTGATCGTCAGCCTTGCTGTGGCCGACCTCCTCGTCGCCACGCTGGTCATGCCCTGGGTTGTCTACCTGGAG GTGGTGGGTGAGTGGAAATTCAGCAGGATTCACTGTGACATCTTCGTCACTCTGGATGTCATGATGTGCACAGCAAGCATCCTGAACCTGTGTGCCATCAGCATCGACAG ATACACAGCTGTGGCCATGCCTATGCTGTACAACACACGCTACAGCTCCAAACGCCGAGTGACGGTCATGATTGCCATTGTCTGGGTCCTGTCCTTCACCATCTCCTGCCCGCTACTCTTTGGACTCAACAACACAG ACCAGAACGAGTGCATCATCGCCAACCCTGCCTTCGTGGTCTACTCCTCCATTGTCTCCTTCTACGTGCCCTTCATCGTTACCCTGCTGGTCTACATCAAGATCTACATCGTCCTCCGCAAACGCCGCAAGCGGGTCAACACCAAGCGCAGCAGCCGAGCTTTCAGGGCCAACCTGAAGGCCCCACTCAAG GAGGCTGCCCGGcgagcccaggagctggagatGGAGATGCTGTCCAGCACCAGCCCGCCAGAGAGGACCCGGTACAGCCCCATCCCGCCCAGCCACCACCAGCTGACTCTCCCTGACCCATCCCATCACGGCCTCCATAGCACCCCCGACAGCCCCGCCAAACCAGAGAAGAATGGGCATGCCAAAGACCACCCCAAGATTGCCAAGATCTTTGAGATACAGTCCATGCCCAATGGCAAAACCCGGACCTCGCTCAAGACCATGAGCCGTAGGAAGCTCTCCCagcagaaggagaagaaagcCACGCAGATGCTCGCTATTGTTCTTG GCGTGTTCATCATCTGCTGGCTGCCCTTCTTCATCACACACATCCTGAACATACACTGTGACTGCAACATCCCGCCAGTCCTGTACAGCGCCTTCACGTGGCTGGGCTACGTCAACAGCGCCGTGAACCCCATCATCTACACCACCTTCAACATCGAGTTCCGCAAGGCCTTCATGAAGATCCTACACTGCTGA
- the Drd2 gene encoding D(2) dopamine receptor isoform X2, which produces MDPLNLSWYDDDLERQNWSRPFNGSEGKADRPHYNYYAMLLTLLIFVIVFGNVLVCMAVSREKALQTTTNYLIVSLAVADLLVATLVMPWVVYLEVVGEWKFSRIHCDIFVTLDVMMCTASILNLCAISIDRYTAVAMPMLYNTRYSSKRRVTVMIAIVWVLSFTISCPLLFGLNNTDQNECIIANPAFVVYSSIVSFYVPFIVTLLVYIKIYIVLRKRRKRVNTKRSSRAFRANLKAPLKGNCTHPEDMKLCTVIMKSNGSFPVNRRRLEAARRAQELEMEMLSSTSPPERTRYSPIPPSHHQLTLPDPSHHGLHSTPDSPAKPEKNGHAKDHPKIAKIFEIQSMPNGKTRTSLKTMSRRKLSQQKEKKATQMLAIVLGVFIICWLPFFITHILNIHCDCNIPPVLYSAFTWLGYVNSAVNPIIYTTFNIEFRKAFMKILHC; this is translated from the exons ATGGATCCACTGAATCTGTCCTGGTACGATGATGACCTGGAGAGGCAGAACTGGAGCCGGCCCTTCAACGGGTCTGAAGGAAAGGCGGACAGGCCCCACTACAACTACTATGCCATGCTGCTCACCCTGCTCATCTTCGTCATCGTCTTTGGGAATGTGCTGGTGTGCATGGccgtgtcccgggagaaggcacTGCAGACTACCACGAACTACCTGATCGTCAGCCTTGCTGTGGCCGACCTCCTCGTCGCCACGCTGGTCATGCCCTGGGTTGTCTACCTGGAG GTGGTGGGTGAGTGGAAATTCAGCAGGATTCACTGTGACATCTTCGTCACTCTGGATGTCATGATGTGCACAGCAAGCATCCTGAACCTGTGTGCCATCAGCATCGACAG ATACACAGCTGTGGCCATGCCTATGCTGTACAACACACGCTACAGCTCCAAACGCCGAGTGACGGTCATGATTGCCATTGTCTGGGTCCTGTCCTTCACCATCTCCTGCCCGCTACTCTTTGGACTCAACAACACAG ACCAGAACGAGTGCATCATCGCCAACCCTGCCTTCGTGGTCTACTCCTCCATTGTCTCCTTCTACGTGCCCTTCATCGTTACCCTGCTGGTCTACATCAAGATCTACATCGTCCTCCGCAAACGCCGCAAGCGGGTCAACACCAAGCGCAGCAGCCGAGCTTTCAGGGCCAACCTGAAGGCCCCACTCAAG GGCAACTGTACTCACCCCGAGGACATGAAACTCTGCACCGTTATCATGAAGTCTAATGGGAGTTTCCCAGTGAACAGGCGGAGATTG GAGGCTGCCCGGcgagcccaggagctggagatGGAGATGCTGTCCAGCACCAGCCCGCCAGAGAGGACCCGGTACAGCCCCATCCCGCCCAGCCACCACCAGCTGACTCTCCCTGACCCATCCCATCACGGCCTCCATAGCACCCCCGACAGCCCCGCCAAACCAGAGAAGAATGGGCATGCCAAAGACCACCCCAAGATTGCCAAGATCTTTGAGATACAGTCCATGCCCAATGGCAAAACCCGGACCTCGCTCAAGACCATGAGCCGTAGGAAGCTCTCCCagcagaaggagaagaaagcCACGCAGATGCTCGCTATTGTTCTTG GCGTGTTCATCATCTGCTGGCTGCCCTTCTTCATCACACACATCCTGAACATACACTGTGACTGCAACATCCCGCCAGTCCTGTACAGCGCCTTCACGTGGCTGGGCTACGTCAACAGCGCCGTGAACCCCATCATCTACACCACCTTCAACATCGAGTTCCGCAAGGCCTTCATGAAGATCCTACACTGCTGA